A window of Rhodococcus sp. SGAir0479 contains these coding sequences:
- the trmB gene encoding tRNA (guanosine(46)-N7)-methyltransferase TrmB, protein MRDNGAVNHAEQDALETPHDDAVDRSSADGEAEKSDGAGKGSRLYPRVTSFRSRRGSLTEPQQGAWDRQWPKIGRDVGDELLDTTAWFGREAPLIVEIGSGTGTATAAMAKAEPHVNLIAVEVYRPGLAQLLQLVERNDIPNVRVLRGDAVEVLEHMVAPESLTGVRVFFPDPWPKARHHKRRLLQGPTFALIASRLKPGGVLHVATDHAEYAEAIREAGDAEPLLTELDWESPMTHERPVTKFEDKAHKVGSTITELIWGKIKP, encoded by the coding sequence ATACGTGACAATGGTGCGGTGAACCACGCCGAGCAGGACGCACTCGAGACCCCGCACGACGACGCCGTCGACCGCTCTTCCGCCGACGGAGAGGCCGAGAAGTCGGACGGCGCCGGGAAGGGTTCACGCCTCTACCCGCGGGTGACGAGCTTCCGGTCCCGCCGTGGTTCGCTGACCGAACCGCAGCAGGGCGCGTGGGACCGGCAGTGGCCGAAGATCGGCCGCGACGTGGGCGACGAGCTGCTCGACACCACGGCTTGGTTCGGCCGCGAGGCCCCGCTGATCGTCGAGATCGGTTCGGGTACGGGCACCGCGACCGCCGCGATGGCGAAGGCCGAGCCGCACGTGAACCTCATCGCCGTCGAGGTCTACCGGCCGGGTCTGGCACAGCTGCTGCAGCTGGTCGAACGGAACGACATCCCCAACGTCCGGGTGCTGCGCGGGGACGCCGTCGAGGTGCTCGAGCACATGGTGGCCCCGGAGTCCCTGACCGGCGTCCGGGTGTTCTTCCCGGATCCGTGGCCCAAGGCGCGCCACCACAAGCGGCGGCTGCTGCAGGGCCCGACGTTCGCGCTGATCGCGAGCCGTCTGAAGCCCGGCGGTGTGCTGCACGTCGCCACCGACCACGCCGAGTACGCCGAAGCGATCCGCGAGGCCGGTGACGCCGAGCCGCTGCTCACGGAGCTGGACTGGGAGTCCCCGATGACGCACGAGCGGCCGGTGACGAAGTTCGAAGACAAGGCGCACAAGGTCGGAAGCACCATCACCGAACTCATCTGGGGGAAGATCAAGCCATGA
- a CDS encoding NYN domain-containing protein, giving the protein MSLSEGTPGSELNGGSTGTGNDNNRHKRVLLVWDAPNLDMGLGAILGGRPTAAYRPRFDALGRWLLGRTAELSATETATLEPEATVFTNIAPGSADVVRPWVEALRNVGFAVFAKPKVEEDSDVDSDMLHHIEVRRGEGLAGVMVASADGQAFREPLEDIAAAGVPVQVLGFREHASWAVSSDILEFVDLEDIPGVFREPLPRVSLESLPDEGAWLQPFRPLSALLVGR; this is encoded by the coding sequence ATGAGTCTCAGCGAAGGCACACCGGGCAGCGAGCTGAACGGCGGCTCCACGGGCACCGGCAACGACAACAACCGGCACAAGCGGGTGCTGTTGGTCTGGGATGCCCCCAACCTCGACATGGGGCTCGGCGCCATTCTCGGCGGGCGCCCCACGGCCGCGTACCGCCCGCGTTTCGACGCCCTCGGCCGGTGGCTGCTGGGACGGACCGCCGAGCTGTCCGCAACCGAGACCGCGACCCTCGAGCCCGAGGCGACCGTCTTCACCAACATCGCCCCTGGTAGCGCCGATGTCGTCCGCCCCTGGGTGGAGGCGTTGCGTAACGTGGGTTTCGCGGTGTTCGCCAAGCCCAAGGTGGAGGAGGACAGCGACGTCGACTCCGACATGCTCCACCACATCGAGGTTCGCCGTGGTGAGGGCCTGGCCGGGGTCATGGTCGCCTCCGCCGACGGGCAGGCGTTCCGGGAGCCGTTGGAGGACATCGCAGCAGCCGGCGTGCCGGTGCAGGTACTCGGGTTCCGCGAGCACGCCAGTTGGGCGGTCTCGTCCGACATCCTGGAATTCGTCGACCTCGAGGACATCCCGGGCGTCTTCCGTGAGCCACTGCCGCGGGTGAGCCTGGAGTCCCTGCCCGACGAGGGTGCGTGGCTGCAGCCGTTCCGTCCGCTGTCCGCCCTGCTCGTCGGGCGCTGA
- a CDS encoding MMPL family transporter, whose amino-acid sequence MFARWGDLVYRARFTVIAVMVAGLLALGAYGSGLGDHLSQSGWDDPGSESVAAAKLADGTFGRDTAGDVVAMYTAPEGKTVDDPAFTAKVTDSLQRLLADHPDEVTKINGSYFPLPNTTRLPALATTDKSHAIASIALAGENDTAITNNFRAIKDSFQIDGVEVQLAGMQPVASAINDTMANDIHRMEILAIPAVAVLLFFVFGGVVAAALPLIVGGLTILGANGIVRVFTHFTEVNAFVASVVSLIGLGLAIDYGLFIVSRFREELGDGYDTRTAVRRSVMTAGRTVLFSSTMIAVSLGGLILFPQGFLKSVAYGAIATVLLAAFTSVTVLPAILSILGRRIDKFGLKRFGQIKSTEEIEASLWGRLTRWVMRHPLKVTIPIVVGLLLLIIPMTGIKFGGINEDYLPTDNTARVAQEQFDELFPGQRTEPVKLVIQGADGTEVGQILKTASGAPGLVEKFSITGPAKDGVQVLKAGLVDRNDSADTIDYLRAMPIPDGVQVLVGGTPAIEQDSINALLDNLPLMVVSVLLVTTLLMFLAFGSIVLPIKAVLMSALGLGSTLGILTWIFVDGHGSGLLNFTPGPITSPVLVLIVAIIYGLSIDYEVFLLSRMVEARSQGASTTEAIRIGTAHTGRIITAAALILIVVTGAFGFSELVMMKYIAYGMIAALVIDATLIRMFLVPAVMKLLGDDCWWAPAWMKRIQQKIGLGEPILDSELSAVDVPDLAAVGAPATGGPQTSSTSAAAAPAPAATSAPAPAPAPAREPDPLTQPLPRISAAPRARSATPRTTPNGRPPRTPQAPQTTQAPQTTQAPQTRPAPSQPAEPTASIPTPKVERPQAARRMEGDEVPWLAALHAPHTGAIPALRPKTEPSPASEPAPAPKPEPERKPETERETAPAAEPAPVTRPEPEPENPGRHRGGDGATVSVRELLARHKDDD is encoded by the coding sequence GTGTTCGCTCGCTGGGGAGATCTCGTCTACCGGGCCCGTTTCACCGTCATCGCGGTGATGGTGGCCGGGCTGTTGGCGCTGGGCGCCTACGGGTCCGGGCTCGGTGATCACCTCAGTCAGAGCGGCTGGGACGACCCCGGCTCCGAATCGGTGGCGGCCGCGAAGCTCGCGGACGGCACCTTCGGCCGGGACACCGCCGGCGACGTCGTCGCGATGTACACGGCACCAGAGGGCAAGACCGTCGACGATCCCGCGTTCACCGCGAAGGTCACCGACAGCCTGCAACGTCTGCTCGCCGACCATCCCGACGAGGTCACCAAGATCAACGGCAGCTACTTCCCGCTGCCGAACACGACGCGGTTGCCCGCACTGGCCACCACGGACAAGTCCCACGCGATCGCCAGCATCGCGCTCGCGGGCGAGAACGACACCGCGATCACCAACAACTTCCGCGCAATCAAGGACTCGTTCCAGATCGACGGGGTCGAGGTTCAGCTCGCCGGCATGCAGCCGGTCGCGAGCGCGATCAACGACACGATGGCGAACGACATCCACCGAATGGAGATCCTCGCGATCCCGGCGGTGGCGGTGCTGCTGTTCTTCGTGTTCGGTGGCGTCGTCGCAGCCGCGCTGCCACTCATCGTGGGCGGCCTGACGATCCTCGGCGCCAACGGCATCGTCCGGGTGTTCACGCACTTCACCGAGGTCAACGCGTTCGTGGCGTCGGTGGTGTCACTGATCGGCCTGGGCCTGGCGATCGACTACGGCCTCTTCATCGTGAGCCGGTTCCGCGAGGAACTGGGCGACGGTTACGACACCCGCACGGCGGTGCGGCGCAGCGTCATGACGGCGGGCCGGACCGTGTTGTTCTCCTCGACCATGATCGCGGTGAGCCTCGGCGGGCTGATCCTGTTCCCGCAGGGCTTCCTGAAGTCGGTCGCGTACGGCGCGATCGCGACGGTGCTGCTGGCCGCGTTCACCTCCGTCACCGTGCTGCCGGCGATCCTCAGCATCCTGGGCCGGCGGATCGACAAGTTCGGCCTCAAGCGCTTCGGCCAGATCAAGTCGACCGAGGAGATCGAGGCCAGCCTGTGGGGCCGCCTCACCCGCTGGGTGATGCGCCATCCGCTCAAGGTGACGATCCCCATCGTCGTCGGACTGCTGCTGCTCATCATCCCGATGACGGGCATCAAGTTCGGTGGCATCAACGAGGACTACCTCCCCACCGACAACACCGCGCGCGTCGCGCAGGAACAGTTCGACGAGCTGTTTCCCGGACAGCGCACCGAGCCGGTGAAACTGGTGATCCAGGGCGCCGACGGCACCGAGGTGGGCCAAATCCTCAAGACCGCGAGCGGGGCGCCCGGGCTGGTCGAGAAGTTCTCGATCACCGGCCCCGCCAAGGACGGCGTCCAGGTCCTCAAGGCCGGTCTCGTCGACCGGAACGACTCCGCCGACACCATCGATTACCTGCGTGCGATGCCCATCCCGGACGGGGTGCAGGTCCTCGTCGGTGGCACGCCCGCGATCGAGCAGGACAGCATCAACGCGTTGCTCGACAACCTGCCGCTCATGGTCGTGTCCGTGCTGCTCGTGACCACGCTGCTGATGTTCCTGGCGTTCGGCTCGATCGTGCTGCCGATCAAGGCCGTGCTGATGAGCGCGCTGGGGCTCGGGTCCACGCTCGGCATCCTCACCTGGATCTTCGTCGACGGTCACGGTTCCGGGCTGCTCAACTTCACACCGGGTCCGATCACCTCGCCGGTGCTGGTGTTGATCGTCGCGATCATCTACGGCCTCTCGATCGACTACGAGGTGTTCCTGCTCTCGCGCATGGTCGAGGCGCGCAGCCAGGGCGCGAGCACCACCGAGGCCATCCGGATCGGCACCGCCCACACCGGTCGCATCATCACCGCGGCGGCGCTGATCCTCATCGTCGTCACCGGCGCGTTCGGCTTCTCCGAACTGGTGATGATGAAGTACATCGCCTACGGAATGATCGCGGCGCTCGTCATCGACGCGACGCTGATCCGCATGTTCCTGGTCCCGGCCGTCATGAAGCTCCTCGGTGACGATTGCTGGTGGGCACCGGCGTGGATGAAGCGCATCCAGCAGAAGATCGGCCTGGGCGAGCCCATCCTCGACAGCGAACTGAGCGCGGTGGACGTCCCCGACCTCGCCGCGGTCGGCGCCCCGGCGACCGGCGGTCCGCAGACGTCTTCCACTTCGGCGGCCGCGGCGCCTGCGCCGGCAGCGACGTCGGCTCCTGCGCCCGCGCCCGCGCCGGCGCGGGAACCGGACCCGTTGACCCAGCCGCTCCCCCGCATCTCGGCGGCTCCGCGGGCCCGCTCGGCGACCCCCCGCACCACCCCGAACGGACGGCCGCCGCGAACCCCGCAGGCACCGCAGACAACGCAGGCACCGCAGACGACACAGGCACCGCAGACCCGTCCGGCCCCGTCTCAGCCCGCCGAGCCGACCGCGAGCATTCCGACGCCGAAGGTCGAGCGCCCGCAGGCCGCGCGGCGGATGGAGGGCGACGAGGTGCCGTGGCTCGCAGCGCTGCACGCCCCCCACACCGGTGCCATCCCGGCACTACGGCCGAAGACGGAACCGAGCCCGGCATCCGAGCCGGCTCCCGCACCGAAGCCCGAGCCCGAGCGCAAGCCCGAGACCGAGCGCGAGACCGCTCCGGCGGCCGAGCCGGCGCCGGTGACCCGGCCCGAGCCCGAACCGGAGAACCCGGGCCGTCATCGCGGCGGGGACGGCGCCACCGTGAGCGTGCGCGAGCTTCTCGCCCGCCACAAGGACGACGACTGA
- a CDS encoding DUF1707 SHOCT-like domain-containing protein produces MEARDLRVSDAERDHVGELLQRAVGQGMLSLGEFTERMDTVLAAKTRGELNAVLVDLPGMQIDPAYVTGVHPPVPHPPAPHAAGVPAAPGPAMPPAMGGYPAQQPLVIRGRMSTVTRKGRWHVPPALTLDTRMGSTTLDFTEAVMQTQVVHLTVDDACGSVTLVLPEEATADLNDIDTVGGSVSNKVRTGPPYGPLHLVVRGRVRFGSITARYPFGTALRRMLG; encoded by the coding sequence ATGGAGGCGAGAGATCTACGGGTGTCCGATGCCGAGCGCGACCACGTCGGCGAACTGCTCCAACGTGCAGTGGGGCAGGGCATGCTGTCGCTGGGGGAGTTCACCGAACGAATGGACACCGTGCTCGCCGCGAAGACCCGCGGTGAACTGAACGCGGTGCTGGTGGACCTGCCGGGCATGCAGATCGACCCGGCGTACGTCACCGGCGTGCATCCGCCCGTGCCCCACCCGCCCGCGCCGCACGCCGCCGGGGTGCCCGCCGCGCCCGGTCCCGCGATGCCGCCGGCCATGGGCGGATATCCCGCGCAGCAGCCGCTCGTCATCCGCGGCCGGATGTCCACGGTCACCCGCAAGGGGCGGTGGCACGTGCCGCCGGCGCTGACGCTCGACACCCGGATGGGGAGCACCACCCTCGACTTCACCGAGGCCGTCATGCAGACGCAGGTGGTTCACCTCACCGTCGACGACGCCTGCGGGTCGGTGACGCTGGTCCTGCCCGAGGAGGCGACCGCCGACCTCAACGACATCGACACGGTCGGTGGTTCGGTCTCGAACAAGGTTCGCACCGGCCCGCCCTACGGCCCGCTGCACCTGGTCGTCCGCGGACGGGTTCGCTTCGGCTCGATCACCGCGCGATACCCGTTCGGCACGGCGCTGCGCCGAATGCTCGGCTGA
- a CDS encoding AI-2E family transporter, whose amino-acid sequence MHPLVRVGAAWTWRLLVLFAGLLAVGYVVSKLETVVIPVALALLLAAFLMPSVDWMHRRGVPRSAAVIIAVVGTIGIVGAVLSFVVEQFVAGLPGLSDQFTTSVTKAQEWLTDGPLHFSQDQIRNAGDNVVKAVQSNQETLTSGALTTATVVGEIFAGAFLTLFTLVFFLYGGDQVWEFVTRIIPKNSRGRVRLAGRQGFHSLVGYTRATVAVAAADAVGIGAGLAILGVPLALPLASLVFIGAFIPIVGAFVTGFLAVLVAFVTKGLLTALIVLGIIVAVMQLEGHVLQPLLLGRAVRLHPLAVVLAITTGIVLAGIVGGLLAVPIVAFLNTALRSLTSQDPEATYESLARVDPSIPMFPAIPDEPDESENPGSGGTAGSRD is encoded by the coding sequence GTGCATCCCCTCGTTCGCGTCGGGGCCGCCTGGACGTGGCGGCTGTTGGTGCTGTTCGCCGGACTGCTCGCGGTGGGCTACGTCGTGTCCAAGCTCGAGACCGTCGTCATCCCCGTCGCGCTGGCACTGCTGCTGGCCGCGTTCCTCATGCCGAGCGTCGACTGGATGCACCGGCGCGGGGTACCGCGATCGGCAGCGGTGATCATCGCCGTCGTCGGCACGATCGGCATCGTCGGGGCCGTCCTGTCGTTCGTGGTGGAACAGTTCGTCGCGGGCCTGCCCGGGCTCAGCGACCAGTTCACCACCAGCGTCACCAAGGCCCAGGAGTGGCTCACCGACGGCCCGCTCCACTTCAGTCAAGACCAGATCCGGAACGCCGGCGACAACGTCGTCAAGGCCGTCCAGTCCAACCAGGAGACGCTCACCAGCGGGGCACTGACCACCGCGACGGTCGTCGGCGAGATCTTCGCGGGCGCGTTCCTCACCCTCTTCACGCTGGTGTTCTTCCTCTACGGCGGCGACCAGGTGTGGGAGTTCGTCACCCGGATCATCCCGAAGAACTCCCGCGGCCGAGTGCGGCTGGCCGGGCGGCAGGGCTTCCACTCGCTCGTCGGCTACACCCGGGCGACGGTCGCGGTCGCCGCAGCCGACGCGGTGGGCATCGGCGCGGGACTGGCGATCCTCGGGGTGCCGCTGGCGCTGCCGCTCGCGTCGCTGGTGTTCATCGGTGCGTTCATCCCGATCGTCGGCGCGTTCGTCACGGGTTTCCTGGCGGTGCTCGTCGCGTTCGTGACGAAGGGACTGCTCACCGCGCTGATCGTGCTCGGGATCATCGTCGCCGTCATGCAACTCGAGGGGCACGTCCTGCAGCCGCTGCTGCTCGGGCGTGCGGTGCGCCTGCACCCGCTGGCGGTGGTCCTCGCCATCACCACCGGCATCGTCCTGGCCGGCATCGTCGGTGGTCTGTTGGCCGTGCCGATCGTGGCGTTCCTCAACACGGCCCTCCGGTCGCTCACCTCGCAGGACCCGGAGGCGACCTACGAGTCCCTCGCCCGGGTGGATCCGTCGATCCCGATGTTCCCCGCCATCCCCGACGAACCGGACGAATCCGAGAATCCGGGCAGCGGCGGGACTGCGGGTTCCCGGGACTGA
- a CDS encoding adenylate/guanylate cyclase domain-containing protein: MLSMAGANFIGAVLVFAFVRYGIPIPESADIINDRVRNVAIFGVYLLFAGVVSLAAAAVMLRTVIRWQLRGGPPTRKEQMAALHAPLRQAIVHLVLWFLGGVIFVFLTVEEMPELAVAVVVTVCMAATTTFGFTYMLGERILRPVAAQALSEGQFDRTMAPGVGTRMAMTWGLGTLMPVIGIILLCVTQLTTDLEFDPSALAWAILLLSIMAIGQAFALSMLTASQISDPIRQLRRAIERAQRGETDVRVEVFDGSEIGRLQVGFNRMMSEAAERRVLRELFGQHVGEDVARRALQFGTELGGETRFVAVLFVDMVGSTGAAAERPPSEVVELLNEFFRVVVDVVDRHHGFVNKFMGDAALAIFGAPLDRPDAPTAALAAARELRFALNEITGLDIGIGVSAGLAVAGNIGAAERFEYTVIGDPVNEASRLTELAKLRPSRVLASTSALYFADDEEQAHWELGDQVQLRGRRRNTHLAWPVLYPE; the protein is encoded by the coding sequence ATGCTCTCGATGGCCGGGGCGAACTTCATCGGCGCGGTGCTGGTCTTCGCGTTCGTCCGGTACGGCATTCCCATCCCGGAGTCGGCGGACATCATCAACGACCGGGTCCGGAACGTCGCGATCTTCGGCGTCTACCTGTTGTTCGCGGGCGTCGTGAGCCTGGCGGCGGCGGCGGTCATGCTGCGCACCGTCATCCGGTGGCAGTTGCGGGGCGGGCCGCCGACCCGCAAGGAACAGATGGCGGCCCTGCACGCGCCGCTGCGGCAGGCGATCGTCCACCTGGTGCTCTGGTTCCTGGGCGGCGTGATCTTCGTGTTCCTCACGGTCGAGGAGATGCCGGAACTCGCGGTCGCGGTGGTGGTGACCGTCTGTATGGCCGCCACCACGACCTTCGGGTTCACCTACATGCTCGGCGAGCGGATCCTGCGTCCGGTCGCGGCGCAGGCGCTGAGCGAGGGCCAGTTCGACCGGACGATGGCTCCCGGCGTCGGCACCCGCATGGCGATGACGTGGGGTCTGGGCACGCTGATGCCGGTCATCGGCATCATCCTGCTGTGCGTCACCCAGCTCACCACGGATCTCGAGTTCGACCCCAGCGCCCTCGCGTGGGCGATCCTGCTGCTGTCGATCATGGCGATCGGGCAGGCGTTCGCGCTGTCGATGCTGACCGCCAGCCAGATCTCCGATCCCATCCGGCAACTGCGGCGCGCGATCGAGCGCGCGCAGCGCGGGGAGACCGACGTGCGGGTCGAGGTGTTCGACGGCTCCGAGATCGGCCGCCTGCAGGTGGGCTTCAACCGCATGATGAGCGAGGCCGCCGAACGGCGGGTGCTGCGGGAGCTGTTCGGTCAGCACGTCGGCGAGGACGTCGCGCGCCGGGCGCTGCAGTTCGGCACCGAGCTGGGCGGCGAGACCCGATTCGTCGCGGTGCTGTTCGTCGACATGGTCGGTTCGACGGGCGCGGCGGCCGAGCGGCCCCCGAGTGAGGTCGTCGAGCTGCTCAACGAGTTCTTCCGGGTGGTCGTCGACGTGGTCGACCGGCACCACGGCTTCGTCAACAAATTCATGGGCGACGCGGCGTTGGCGATCTTCGGTGCCCCGCTGGATCGCCCCGACGCACCGACCGCCGCGCTGGCGGCGGCGCGGGAGCTGCGCTTCGCGCTCAACGAGATCACCGGCCTCGACATCGGCATCGGCGTGTCGGCGGGCCTCGCGGTCGCCGGCAACATCGGCGCGGCGGAGCGCTTCGAGTACACCGTGATCGGCGATCCGGTGAACGAGGCGTCGCGGCTGACGGAACTCGCGAAGCTGCGGCCGAGCCGCGTCCTGGCCTCCACCAGCGCGCTGTACTTCGCCGACGACGAGGAGCAGGCGCACTGGGAACTGGGTGATCAGGTGCAGTTGCGCGGCAGGCGCCGCAACACGCATCTGGCGTGGCCGGTCCTGTATCCGGAGTGA
- a CDS encoding lysylphosphatidylglycerol synthase transmembrane domain-containing protein, which translates to MAQPEPDPRVGNTDRPRSRFRWLKWVLGALLVALLVGEGVYLWPRLHESWQALTEIHWGWVALCVAAQAVSLSGYARLQRQLLRAGGVVVSQRKSLAVIYGSTAMALTLPAGQVFSTAFTYRETRRWGATPVVASWQLAISGVVAAAGLAAIGMAGALLVGGPVSPFTLVFSVAGLIALMYAGRYVAAHPDAIERAARWILGRVNRMLSKPADTGMDAVRATIEQLDSVQLGRRDAASTVGWATVHRVADVACLGAACLAIGADPVGAGLLIAFAAGKAVATIPGAPGGLVYVDATLIATLTTAASISASQAVAAAFVYRGVSFILVAVVGWIVFAFLFRGHRQDEPELDSVLEQAEAPALPERTVVADPLTVRPEPAPVHDPLRPLDRPE; encoded by the coding sequence GTGGCACAGCCGGAGCCCGACCCCCGCGTCGGCAACACCGATCGGCCGCGCAGCCGATTCCGGTGGCTCAAGTGGGTCCTCGGCGCCCTGCTCGTGGCGCTGTTGGTCGGCGAGGGCGTCTACCTGTGGCCGCGGCTGCACGAGTCGTGGCAGGCGCTGACCGAGATCCACTGGGGTTGGGTCGCGTTGTGCGTCGCGGCGCAGGCGGTGTCGCTCAGCGGCTACGCCCGCCTCCAGAGGCAGCTGTTGCGCGCCGGCGGGGTCGTGGTGAGCCAGCGCAAGTCGCTCGCGGTGATCTACGGGTCGACGGCGATGGCGTTGACGCTCCCGGCCGGGCAGGTGTTCTCGACGGCGTTCACGTACCGCGAGACCCGCCGCTGGGGTGCGACGCCAGTGGTGGCGTCGTGGCAGCTGGCCATCTCCGGGGTCGTCGCGGCCGCCGGTCTGGCGGCGATCGGGATGGCCGGCGCGCTCCTGGTGGGCGGGCCGGTGAGTCCCTTCACGCTGGTGTTCTCGGTGGCCGGGCTGATCGCGTTGATGTACGCCGGACGCTACGTCGCCGCGCACCCGGACGCGATCGAACGGGCGGCGCGCTGGATCCTCGGCCGCGTCAACCGGATGCTGTCCAAGCCTGCCGACACCGGGATGGACGCGGTGCGCGCCACGATCGAGCAGCTCGACTCGGTGCAACTGGGCCGGCGGGACGCCGCCTCGACCGTCGGCTGGGCGACGGTGCACCGGGTGGCCGACGTGGCCTGCCTGGGCGCGGCGTGCCTGGCGATCGGCGCCGACCCGGTGGGGGCGGGCCTGCTGATCGCGTTCGCGGCGGGCAAGGCCGTCGCCACCATCCCGGGTGCGCCCGGCGGTCTCGTCTACGTCGACGCGACGCTCATCGCGACGCTGACGACGGCCGCGAGCATCAGTGCGTCCCAGGCGGTGGCCGCGGCGTTCGTCTACCGCGGCGTCAGCTTCATCCTCGTCGCCGTCGTCGGCTGGATCGTGTTCGCGTTCCTGTTCCGGGGACACCGGCAGGACGAGCCGGAACTCGATTCCGTCCTCGAGCAGGCCGAGGCACCCGCGTTGCCGGAGCGCACGGTCGTCGCCGATCCGCTGACCGTCCGGCCCGAGCCCGCCCCGGTGCACGACCCGCTCCGGCCGCTCGATCGCCCCGAATGA
- a CDS encoding SGNH/GDSL hydrolase family protein — MFSRFVAIGDSQSEGLNDGDDQRGYRGWADRLAERLAVINPDLRYANLAIRGRLARQVREEQLAPALALQPDLASVVAGVNDLLRPKFDPVAIAAELEIAFEALTASGARVMTMAFPTLGAGMPGGRTIMARISALNTEIRAAAGRHGVAVIDLELYPVATDPRLWSWDRLHLNADGHDRLAAAAATVLELPGTDLRWQEDLGPLPPVTVLGRVRADTEWAVRFLGPWLGRRVRRTSSGTGRVAKRPDLMPVLRRDDQRDASAGGCLGVE, encoded by the coding sequence GTGTTCAGTCGATTCGTGGCGATCGGTGACAGTCAGAGTGAGGGACTGAACGACGGCGACGATCAGCGAGGCTACCGAGGCTGGGCGGACCGGCTCGCCGAACGGCTGGCGGTGATCAACCCCGACCTGCGCTACGCCAACCTGGCGATCCGCGGCCGTCTGGCCCGTCAGGTGCGGGAGGAACAGTTGGCGCCGGCGCTGGCGTTGCAGCCCGACCTGGCGTCCGTCGTCGCGGGCGTGAACGATCTGCTGCGGCCGAAGTTCGATCCGGTCGCGATCGCGGCCGAACTCGAGATCGCCTTCGAGGCGCTGACCGCGTCGGGTGCGCGGGTGATGACGATGGCGTTCCCCACGCTCGGCGCCGGTATGCCGGGCGGCCGCACGATCATGGCGCGAATCTCGGCGCTCAACACCGAGATCCGTGCGGCGGCGGGCCGGCACGGCGTCGCGGTGATCGACCTCGAGCTGTACCCGGTCGCCACGGACCCGCGGCTGTGGAGCTGGGATCGGCTGCACCTCAATGCCGACGGGCACGACCGACTGGCCGCGGCCGCCGCGACCGTGCTGGAGCTTCCCGGCACCGACCTGCGCTGGCAGGAGGATCTGGGACCGCTCCCGCCCGTCACCGTGCTGGGCCGCGTGCGCGCGGACACCGAGTGGGCGGTGCGGTTCCTCGGGCCGTGGCTCGGCCGTCGCGTCCGCCGGACGTCGTCGGGCACCGGGCGCGTCGCGAAGCGCCCGGACCTCATGCCGGTCCTGCGCAGAGACGACCAGCGGGATGCGTCCGCCGGCGGGTGCCTCGGCGTCGAGTGA
- a CDS encoding FadR/GntR family transcriptional regulator gives MTAALSRNLLADQAADELRRRLTAGEWAVGTKLPGETTLAAELGVGRSTVREALRMLAGQGMLRARQGSGVFVERTEPVADGWEAVLQREAIASIVEVRAAIEIEAARLAAVRATGADVAAMRRALDVRAAAADASDREFVDADTAVHRAVVTAAHNPVLSELFETLVPRVAAAMVEMIGLLGLRGREGAPDADEHAALVEAIAAGDADAATRISRAHLDGLAADLG, from the coding sequence GTGACTGCCGCGCTCAGCCGGAACCTGCTGGCCGACCAGGCCGCCGACGAGCTGCGCCGTCGGCTCACCGCGGGCGAGTGGGCGGTCGGGACGAAGCTGCCGGGGGAGACCACCCTCGCGGCCGAACTGGGTGTGGGCCGGTCGACGGTCCGCGAGGCGTTGCGGATGCTCGCCGGTCAGGGGATGCTGCGCGCGCGCCAGGGCTCGGGCGTGTTCGTCGAACGCACCGAACCGGTGGCCGACGGCTGGGAGGCGGTGCTCCAGCGCGAGGCCATCGCATCGATCGTCGAGGTCCGGGCCGCGATCGAGATCGAGGCCGCGCGCCTGGCGGCGGTGCGCGCGACCGGCGCGGACGTCGCCGCGATGCGCCGCGCCCTCGACGTGCGGGCGGCGGCCGCGGACGCGTCGGATCGCGAGTTCGTCGACGCGGACACCGCGGTGCACCGGGCGGTCGTCACGGCCGCCCACAACCCGGTGCTGTCCGAACTGTTCGAGACCCTCGTTCCGCGCGTGGCCGCCGCGATGGTCGAAATGATCGGGCTGCTGGGGCTGCGCGGCCGCGAGGGCGCGCCGGACGCCGACGAACACGCCGCGCTGGTGGAGGCGATCGCCGCCGGGGACGCGGACGCGGCCACCCGGATCAGCCGGGCGCACCTCGATGGGCTGGCGGCCGACCTCGGGTGA